In Acidianus brierleyi, one genomic interval encodes:
- a CDS encoding helix-turn-helix domain-containing protein: MEHNIQHIADILENEGLDYSIINYPEKNKKSIDIIVTYDSKRLVIKVSTDKISKEELMDLEKFSYIAESFPIIITDETEEDIALQKDKVVGLSLDGLKRVIEGDKIYVYRTRGGMFVRIRSDVLRRKREEMKYSMGDLAKMLGVSRKTIYDYENGESDVSIEIAEKLVDIFGPDVIGDIFQDLPTRIENFDIDFKKDKGYLHLLDILSAEGFNVARLRLTAADIIAAKDGQKLLVTMEPKKQDFALKKINEAHKIATKFKLNLIIVSKTSSFAKELEKDGFKVYLENELDSLKDEIKGD; the protein is encoded by the coding sequence ATGGAACATAACATTCAGCACATAGCCGATATCTTAGAAAATGAGGGGTTAGATTACTCTATAATAAATTATCCAGAAAAAAATAAAAAATCGATAGATATAATAGTTACATATGATTCAAAAAGATTAGTAATAAAGGTATCTACAGATAAAATATCTAAAGAGGAACTAATGGACCTAGAGAAATTCTCATATATTGCAGAAAGTTTTCCTATAATAATTACTGATGAAACAGAAGAAGATATTGCACTACAGAAAGATAAAGTTGTAGGATTATCACTAGATGGATTAAAAAGAGTTATAGAAGGAGACAAGATTTATGTATATAGAACCCGTGGAGGAATGTTTGTAAGGATAAGGTCAGACGTCTTAAGAAGGAAAAGAGAAGAAATGAAGTATAGTATGGGAGACTTAGCTAAAATGCTTGGAGTCTCTAGGAAAACTATTTATGACTATGAAAATGGAGAATCTGACGTTTCAATAGAAATAGCAGAAAAACTTGTAGATATATTTGGTCCAGATGTAATTGGGGACATATTTCAAGATTTACCTACTAGAATAGAAAACTTTGATATAGACTTTAAAAAAGATAAAGGATATTTACATCTTTTAGATATATTATCTGCTGAAGGATTTAATGTTGCTAGGCTTAGACTTACGGCAGCGGATATAATAGCCGCTAAGGATGGACAAAAACTATTAGTTACAATGGAACCTAAGAAACAAGACTTTGCACTTAAAAAGATAAATGAAGCTCATAAAATAGCTACTAAATTTAAGTTAAATTTAATTATAGTATCTAAGACTTCTTCTTTTGCGAAAGAGTTAGAAAAAGATGGATTTAAAGTATACTTAGAAAACGAATTAGATAGCCTAAAAGATGAGATTAAAGGAGATTGA
- a CDS encoding tRNA (guanine(26)-N(2))-dimethyltransferase yields MRLKEIDEGKAKLLIPDPEEFRKEGKFDPSWAPVFYNPRMIFNRDFSVVIVHFLSPKTIVDALSATGIRGIRYYLESYTADEIIFNDRNKDSVELIQKNIELNKVPNTKVFNKDANSLLYEIKSDFVDIDPFGSPSPFILSSINAVKRGGFVAYTATDLAPLEGRARRSCLRKYFTFNYKLSLSKEIGLRVLISKVIQESAIMEKSVYPLISYYSDYYYRVFFRVINGAKKADEVLEKLGFIYECQDCGYHEISHTQCIDKCSYCGSKNIKTVGPLWLGNLIDKDFVNGLSQNLEKFSYLKYYDKIRSIVDLLLNESNYVGYYNLDFLASKHKTNVPAVSKMIECLGDASRTHFDTKSIKTNKKFEDILLCIKNLSYYR; encoded by the coding sequence ATGAGATTAAAGGAGATTGACGAAGGTAAAGCTAAATTATTAATACCAGATCCAGAGGAATTTAGAAAAGAAGGGAAATTTGATCCTTCATGGGCTCCAGTATTTTATAATCCAAGGATGATATTTAATAGAGACTTTAGTGTAGTAATAGTTCATTTTTTATCTCCTAAGACCATTGTTGATGCTCTTTCAGCTACTGGCATAAGAGGAATAAGATATTATTTAGAATCTTACACTGCAGACGAGATAATTTTTAATGATAGAAATAAAGATTCTGTTGAACTTATACAGAAAAACATAGAATTGAATAAAGTTCCTAATACCAAAGTATTTAATAAAGACGCAAATTCTTTACTCTATGAGATTAAATCTGACTTCGTTGATATTGATCCATTTGGATCTCCTTCACCTTTCATTCTATCGTCTATTAATGCTGTAAAAAGGGGAGGATTTGTAGCGTACACTGCTACAGATTTAGCACCGTTAGAAGGTAGAGCAAGAAGATCATGCTTGAGAAAATATTTTACCTTCAATTATAAACTTAGTCTATCTAAAGAAATCGGATTAAGAGTATTAATATCGAAAGTAATACAAGAATCTGCTATAATGGAAAAATCTGTATATCCACTAATTTCCTATTACTCAGATTACTATTATAGAGTATTCTTTAGAGTTATTAACGGAGCAAAAAAAGCCGACGAAGTATTAGAAAAATTAGGATTTATCTATGAATGTCAAGATTGTGGCTATCATGAAATATCGCATACTCAATGTATAGATAAATGTTCGTATTGTGGAAGTAAAAATATAAAAACTGTAGGTCCGTTATGGCTTGGGAATTTGATAGATAAAGATTTCGTTAACGGTTTGTCTCAGAATTTGGAAAAATTTAGTTATCTAAAGTATTATGATAAGATACGAAGTATTGTAGATTTACTTCTAAACGAAAGTAATTATGTTGGATATTATAATCTAGATTTTCTGGCATCAAAACATAAGACAAATGTGCCAGCAGTCAGTAAAATGATAGAATGCTTAGGTGATGCTTCAAGAACGCATTTTGATACAAAAAGTATAAAAACTAACAAAAAATTTGAAGATATATTATTATGTATTAAAAATTTATCTTATTATAGATAA
- a CDS encoding winged helix-turn-helix transcriptional regulator, whose translation MESKISTYEDLIHQKIIERGSQGISQQELAKSVGLSTRELSTIVKRLIEKKLIIKKSIKENGKSIVKLFAIQVFNEPKILIELRNISDIPCFSCKFLYKCNNGAHVNPNSCSKLSEWILSIIR comes from the coding sequence ATGGAATCAAAAATTTCAACTTATGAAGATTTAATACATCAAAAGATAATTGAAAGAGGGAGTCAAGGAATATCACAACAAGAGCTTGCTAAATCAGTAGGGCTCTCAACACGTGAATTAAGTACTATAGTTAAAAGGCTCATAGAAAAAAAACTCATTATAAAGAAATCGATAAAGGAAAATGGCAAAAGCATTGTTAAACTATTTGCTATACAAGTGTTTAACGAGCCTAAGATCTTAATAGAACTTAGAAATATTTCTGATATACCATGCTTTTCATGTAAATTTCTCTATAAGTGTAATAATGGAGCCCATGTAAATCCAAATTCATGTTCAAAACTTTCAGAATGGATATTATCTATAATAAGATAA
- a CDS encoding transcription initiation factor IIB, translating to MNCPNCSSENIRYDYERGQYICSNCGYVIEDNVIDSGPEWRAYNYEDRIIKERTGSPLTLKVHDQGLTTKIGYGKVKDKVKLLKMQRLQNKLRVSSKDKKLVTYLSVLNNEAAKLALPEYVKETSALILRKLIETGLARRIEMYTLIAAILYYSCQINNIPKHLQEIKTRYALSSSELWKALERVQEISKTIQNFRPKVKPVGYIPEIIEKLQLPSVIATKSAEVVDIMYKNGLTSGKGYLALSAATVYLISTLMDVKKTQKEVAESLKITEVTIRNRYKEIINNFDIEVSL from the coding sequence ATGAATTGTCCTAATTGCTCATCAGAAAATATAAGATACGATTATGAAAGAGGGCAATATATATGTTCTAATTGCGGATATGTAATAGAGGATAATGTAATAGACTCTGGTCCAGAATGGAGAGCATATAATTACGAAGATAGAATAATAAAAGAAAGAACTGGATCCCCATTAACGCTCAAAGTTCATGACCAAGGGTTAACAACAAAAATCGGATATGGAAAAGTAAAAGATAAAGTAAAACTTCTAAAAATGCAAAGACTACAAAATAAACTTAGAGTCTCTTCAAAGGATAAAAAGCTGGTAACTTATTTATCTGTACTTAATAATGAAGCTGCAAAATTAGCACTGCCAGAATATGTAAAAGAGACGTCTGCATTAATATTAAGAAAACTTATAGAAACAGGTCTTGCAAGAAGAATTGAGATGTATACGCTCATAGCAGCAATATTATACTATTCATGCCAAATTAATAATATTCCAAAACATTTACAAGAAATTAAAACTCGATATGCTCTATCATCCAGTGAATTATGGAAAGCCCTAGAAAGAGTTCAAGAAATATCAAAAACTATACAAAATTTTAGACCAAAAGTAAAACCTGTAGGATATATACCTGAAATAATAGAAAAATTACAATTACCTTCAGTTATTGCTACTAAATCTGCTGAGGTTGTAGATATAATGTATAAAAATGGTTTAACTAGCGGTAAAGGGTATCTAGCCCTAAGCGCTGCTACAGTATATTTAATAAGCACATTAATGGATGTAAAGAAAACTCAGAAAGAAGTCGCAGAGTCTTTAAAAATAACTGAAGTTACAATAAGGAATAGATATAAAGAAATTATAAATAATTTCGATATTGAAGTTAGTTTATAG
- a CDS encoding H/ACA ribonucleoprotein complex subunit GAR1 has protein sequence MTRSRLIELGTYEKKTLKNKYLIKANKNDYVHLNPIGKIIIDEQGKRVAKVIDVIGNINEPYILAYPLTEDEPKTKLYLEITNRESKKRRNRR, from the coding sequence GTGACACGCAGTAGACTTATTGAACTTGGAACGTATGAAAAAAAGACTTTAAAAAACAAATATCTCATCAAGGCAAACAAAAATGACTATGTTCACTTAAATCCTATTGGAAAAATAATTATTGATGAACAAGGGAAAAGAGTAGCTAAAGTAATAGATGTAATTGGAAATATTAATGAGCCATACATATTAGCATATCCTTTGACAGAAGACGAGCCAAAAACTAAGTTATACTTAGAGATAACAAATAGAGAATCTAAGAAACGGAGGAATAGAAGATGA
- a CDS encoding coiled-coil protein, translated as MTDSTTDSEEEALYRKISEIREELGKLKDKKRSLFEDLSKLKQKRSEKISKLRSIREQVFTLRNEYKSKIDELNQLKEKKQSLLSYIQEMRKEFEEIRNLMKQSQGMNPDMLEKRIKSLEWRIETSSLSLEEEKKIIQKIAELEKKLSESKKFLKIKEKGSEERAEFLAKRIELSTVREQMSKLINEISEKRKVLKSLVDERNKLRKELDEITGEINKKKDEISKLNSEFSVKKDELNKYTKQLSEYKNGIYNRYYAENKNIDIKKGIDNFAEIGKNKDLLEKKKKVVEEKLKNGGRLSFEELLILYGNENKDDGTANK; from the coding sequence ATGACTGATTCAACAACAGACAGTGAAGAAGAGGCTCTTTACAGGAAAATTTCAGAAATAAGAGAAGAGTTGGGAAAACTTAAGGATAAAAAGAGATCACTTTTTGAAGATTTAAGTAAGTTAAAACAGAAAAGAAGTGAAAAAATTAGTAAATTAAGATCAATAAGAGAACAAGTTTTTACATTGAGGAACGAATATAAATCCAAAATTGATGAGTTAAATCAATTGAAAGAAAAGAAACAGAGTTTACTAAGTTATATTCAAGAGATGCGTAAGGAATTTGAAGAAATTAGAAATCTAATGAAACAGTCTCAAGGAATGAACCCAGATATGTTAGAGAAAAGAATAAAATCACTTGAATGGAGAATTGAAACTTCTAGCCTAAGTTTAGAAGAAGAAAAAAAGATAATTCAAAAAATAGCCGAATTAGAAAAGAAACTTTCAGAATCTAAAAAGTTCTTAAAAATAAAGGAAAAAGGAAGCGAAGAAAGAGCAGAATTTTTAGCAAAAAGAATAGAACTTTCTACTGTTAGAGAGCAAATGTCTAAATTGATAAATGAAATAAGTGAAAAAAGAAAAGTATTGAAAAGCTTAGTAGATGAACGAAATAAACTCAGGAAGGAATTAGACGAGATTACTGGAGAGATAAATAAGAAGAAAGACGAGATATCAAAGCTAAATTCTGAATTTAGTGTCAAAAAGGATGAATTAAATAAGTATACAAAGCAATTAAGCGAATATAAAAATGGCATATATAATAGATATTATGCTGAAAATAAAAATATAGATATTAAAAAAGGTATTGATAATTTCGCTGAAATAGGTAAAAATAAGGACTTGCTAGAGAAAAAGAAAAAAGTTGTAGAAGAAAAGTTGAAGAACGGAGGCAGACTTTCATTTGAGGAACTTTTAATACTTTATGGTAACGAAAATAAAGATGATGGAACAGCTAACAAATAA
- a CDS encoding DUF373 family protein yields the protein MMEQLTNKTAIIYIDIDDDLGDIGIKTPVIGEKDAFLAIQRASEYIPDDSDFNSMVVAYNLYNKLKSNNNVEIVFIAGSKKGGLDAQLNLSKELEEVIKKINPEQSILVYDSPEDAKAIPIIESKLKIIGIQRVIVEQHRGVEETYVLLGKYLKKIISEPRYSRIFLGVPGIIFLIASVFYILGIASYLLPVVLLVIGIAMLVRGFGVDDMIEKWWENSTIMVVVGILSIISLIIGIVEGYLTSQTIKGSYIFTISSEIISVLPYLTFSVIILFAGKALENALTRNMRVWHDLLKIVAIVLSYYIISGALKNIQEGIYVFQVQLLYMLSISSMILITIYIALSILEKYKFT from the coding sequence ATGATGGAACAGCTAACAAATAAGACAGCTATCATTTATATTGATATTGATGATGATTTAGGCGATATAGGAATAAAAACTCCAGTGATAGGAGAAAAAGACGCTTTTTTAGCAATTCAAAGAGCATCTGAATATATTCCTGATGATTCTGATTTTAATTCCATGGTAGTAGCATATAATTTGTATAATAAGTTAAAAAGCAATAACAATGTAGAAATAGTTTTTATAGCAGGATCTAAAAAAGGTGGGCTGGATGCTCAATTAAACTTATCAAAGGAATTAGAAGAAGTCATAAAAAAGATAAATCCAGAACAGTCAATCTTAGTTTATGATAGTCCAGAAGACGCAAAAGCTATTCCAATTATTGAGTCTAAACTAAAGATAATTGGCATTCAACGTGTTATAGTAGAGCAGCATAGAGGTGTGGAAGAAACTTACGTACTATTAGGGAAATACTTAAAAAAGATAATCTCAGAACCTAGATATTCAAGAATTTTCCTCGGTGTGCCAGGAATTATATTTCTCATAGCTAGCGTTTTTTATATTCTTGGAATAGCTTCTTATCTTTTACCTGTAGTATTACTAGTTATTGGAATAGCTATGCTAGTTAGAGGATTTGGAGTAGATGATATGATAGAAAAATGGTGGGAGAATTCTACAATAATGGTAGTTGTAGGTATCTTGTCCATAATTTCTTTAATAATAGGTATAGTGGAGGGATATTTAACCTCTCAGACGATTAAGGGTTCTTATATTTTTACTATATCTTCTGAGATAATATCAGTTCTTCCTTATTTGACATTCTCTGTAATTATTCTTTTTGCTGGTAAAGCTCTAGAAAATGCATTAACTAGAAACATGAGAGTATGGCATGATCTGTTAAAGATAGTAGCCATAGTATTATCATACTATATAATATCTGGTGCTCTAAAAAATATACAAGAAGGAATTTATGTATTTCAAGTTCAATTACTATATATGTTATCAATTTCCTCAATGATTCTAATAACAATATATATAGCTTTAAGTATATTAGAAAAATATAAATTTACATAG
- a CDS encoding DUF5622 domain-containing protein, with translation MSLKQKKYVYVDTGKRKYVKVRVLKNRDENSPDRYIVLDIISNHKFRKANIVKIDDIPLEVRDKITKSTM, from the coding sequence ATGTCATTAAAGCAAAAGAAATATGTATATGTAGATACTGGGAAAAGAAAATATGTTAAAGTAAGAGTATTAAAAAATAGAGATGAGAATTCACCAGATAGATACATAGTCCTTGATATTATCTCAAATCATAAATTTAGAAAAGCAAACATAGTCAAAATCGATGATATACCATTAGAAGTTAGAGATAAAATAACAAAATCAACTATGTAA
- a CDS encoding TATA-box-binding protein codes for MSIENIVATVTLDESLDLYAMERSVPNVEYDPDQFPGLIFRLETPKVTSLIFKSGKMVVTGAKSTEELIKSVKRIIKTLKKYSIKISGKPKIQIQNIVASANMHVHVNLDKAAFLLENNMYEPEQFPGLIFRMDDPRVVLLIFSSGKMVITGAKREEEVYKAVKKIFDKLEELDCVRAIEEEEELEI; via the coding sequence ATAAGTATAGAAAATATAGTAGCAACAGTAACATTAGACGAATCATTAGATTTATATGCAATGGAACGAAGTGTACCAAACGTTGAATATGATCCAGATCAGTTTCCAGGCTTAATCTTTAGATTAGAAACTCCAAAAGTAACGTCCCTAATATTTAAATCTGGAAAAATGGTAGTTACAGGAGCTAAAAGTACTGAAGAGCTTATAAAGTCGGTAAAACGAATAATCAAAACTCTAAAGAAATATAGCATAAAAATTTCAGGAAAACCAAAAATTCAAATACAAAATATAGTAGCGTCCGCAAATATGCATGTTCATGTAAATCTAGATAAAGCCGCATTTTTACTAGAAAATAACATGTATGAACCAGAGCAGTTTCCAGGTCTTATATTCAGAATGGATGATCCTAGAGTAGTATTATTAATATTTAGTAGCGGAAAAATGGTAATAACTGGGGCAAAAAGAGAAGAAGAAGTATATAAAGCTGTTAAAAAGATTTTCGATAAATTAGAAGAACTAGACTGCGTAAGAGCAATAGAAGAGGAAGAAGAGCTAGAAATTTAA
- a CDS encoding metallophosphoesterase: MLEISQDLFIESDIPGLYFKKMNSMILSDVHIGYEEEMAKKGIFLPKVQKKKFIDIYNKSLKIFKFDKIIIDGDLKHMFNSLGKEERSDLNDIFNILKNDNIKVIVIKGNHDNYISLVTEKFDNVELVDNLDLGNIYIYHGHKDVKLRDNTTYIIGHEHPRISIKDKLGFSRKLQCFLNIPLKNSSNVIVLPSIGTYQSGNDVSLLHNNYMSPIIRNFGILEKAKPYVIIEKEGIMEFPELGLLKNILF; this comes from the coding sequence ATGTTAGAAATTTCTCAAGATTTATTTATAGAATCTGATATTCCTGGACTATATTTTAAAAAAATGAACTCAATGATACTGTCTGATGTTCACATAGGATATGAAGAAGAAATGGCTAAAAAAGGAATTTTCCTTCCAAAAGTACAAAAAAAGAAATTTATTGATATATATAATAAATCCCTAAAGATATTCAAATTTGATAAGATAATAATAGACGGCGATCTTAAACATATGTTTAACTCTTTAGGTAAAGAAGAAAGAAGTGATTTAAATGATATTTTCAATATTCTAAAAAATGATAATATTAAGGTAATAGTCATTAAGGGAAACCACGATAATTATATCAGTTTAGTTACTGAAAAATTTGATAACGTCGAATTAGTAGATAATTTAGATCTTGGAAATATATATATATATCACGGCCATAAGGATGTTAAATTAAGAGACAATACAACATACATAATAGGTCATGAGCATCCGCGAATTTCAATAAAAGATAAACTAGGTTTTTCAAGAAAATTGCAATGTTTTCTAAATATTCCTCTTAAAAATTCTTCTAATGTTATAGTTCTTCCTTCTATAGGAACATATCAATCAGGAAATGATGTCTCGTTACTTCATAATAATTATATGAGTCCAATAATAAGAAATTTTGGAATTTTAGAAAAAGCAAAACCGTATGTTATTATTGAAAAAGAAGGTATAATGGAGTTTCCAGAATTAGGTTTGCTTAAAAACATTCTCTTTTAA
- the dph5 gene encoding diphthine synthase — translation MSYLYLIGLGLSKKFFTNKALEALKQSDIIFLDYYTSFSCDLTKEFLEKITGKEITLASRNMLENNSNEIMNLLDSGKNVAIASIGDPIIATTHVSIAVEANRKGHIVQVIPGISVHCYIISKSMLSSYKFGKSVTLVYPYDNIMDFTPYEVIKSNRALNLHTIVYLDIKDGKFMNAIEGLKYLIEMENVKKENVISMDDIAIIGQRLGCDDEKISAVKLSDLENAKLRDPPHIIIIPSKNLHYMEVEAIQCLH, via the coding sequence ATGTCATACCTATATCTAATAGGCTTAGGACTGTCAAAAAAGTTTTTTACAAATAAGGCATTAGAGGCTTTAAAACAATCAGACATTATATTTTTAGATTACTACACATCGTTTTCTTGTGATTTAACTAAAGAATTTTTAGAGAAAATTACTGGAAAAGAAATTACATTAGCTTCAAGAAATATGCTAGAAAATAATTCTAATGAAATTATGAATCTTTTAGATTCAGGAAAAAATGTTGCTATAGCTTCTATAGGAGATCCTATAATAGCAACTACTCATGTGAGTATAGCAGTTGAGGCTAATCGAAAAGGTCATATAGTACAAGTAATTCCAGGTATTTCTGTTCATTGTTATATTATATCAAAATCTATGCTTTCATCTTATAAATTTGGAAAATCTGTGACTTTAGTATACCCATATGATAATATAATGGATTTTACACCATATGAAGTGATAAAATCCAATAGAGCATTAAATCTTCATACTATAGTATATCTAGATATAAAGGACGGGAAATTTATGAATGCAATAGAAGGTTTAAAATATTTAATTGAGATGGAGAATGTAAAAAAAGAGAACGTTATATCAATGGACGATATTGCAATTATAGGGCAAAGATTAGGCTGTGACGATGAGAAGATCTCTGCTGTGAAACTTTCTGATTTGGAAAATGCAAAACTAAGAGATCCACCACACATAATAATAATTCCTTCCAAAAATCTACATTATATGGAGGTAGAGGCAATACAATGTCTTCATTGA
- a CDS encoding DUF357 domain-containing protein, whose product MSSLRNRALKYIEGMEKRLKNINMPEFQKILDLARQYTDDAKYYLEKGDEETSLVDIAYAEGLLDAILIQNNIDPDSDISKKVFVGGTFDIIHPGHIAFLKEASKLGRVYVSVARDKNSEKIKGRKPINNEDQRLEVVKNIKYVYYAFLGDENDFIKSVENVNPDIIFLGPDQKVNEEQFKEELRKRGINAEILRMKERLNKWEHNSTTSIIKEVLNRYCNHT is encoded by the coding sequence ATGTCTTCATTGAGAAATAGAGCCTTAAAATATATTGAAGGCATGGAAAAGAGATTAAAAAATATAAATATGCCAGAATTCCAAAAAATATTGGATTTAGCTAGGCAATATACCGATGACGCTAAATATTATCTGGAAAAAGGTGACGAAGAGACTTCTCTAGTAGACATAGCATATGCAGAGGGATTGTTAGATGCGATTTTAATTCAAAATAATATTGATCCAGATTCAGACATTTCAAAGAAAGTATTTGTAGGAGGAACTTTTGACATTATACATCCTGGTCACATAGCGTTTTTAAAGGAAGCCTCAAAATTAGGAAGAGTATATGTTTCTGTTGCTAGAGATAAAAATTCCGAAAAAATTAAAGGTAGAAAGCCTATAAATAATGAAGATCAACGATTAGAAGTAGTAAAAAATATAAAATATGTATATTATGCGTTTTTAGGCGATGAAAATGATTTTATAAAAAGTGTAGAAAATGTAAATCCAGATATTATCTTTCTTGGTCCAGATCAAAAAGTTAATGAAGAACAGTTTAAAGAAGAATTAAGAAAGAGAGGAATAAATGCAGAAATTCTTAGAATGAAAGAACGACTAAACAAGTGGGAACATAATAGTACTACTTCTATCATAAAAGAAGTTCTTAATCGATACTGTAATCACACGTAA
- a CDS encoding DUF120 domain-containing protein, with translation MNDACIIAKIISLAKSSEITQETLAKELNLSQQSVSRKLKELEDKEIIKRTITTDGEIISLTTKGEDLLSQCLSLIREAIISSHALKIKGMVTSGLGEGKIFLSLPYYEDSFKKFLGFTPYPGTLNIVIYDRLSLENRIILDAEKHILIPEYKDENRVLGAVKVFPASINGIRPAAIVFPLRSTHPKSVIEVISPYYLREKLNIKDGDEVEIESYV, from the coding sequence CTGAATGATGCTTGTATAATAGCGAAAATTATATCTTTAGCTAAATCCAGTGAAATCACTCAAGAGACTTTAGCTAAAGAATTAAATCTTTCTCAACAATCAGTTTCACGTAAATTAAAAGAATTGGAAGATAAGGAGATCATTAAACGAACTATAACAACAGATGGTGAAATTATATCATTAACTACTAAAGGCGAAGATTTGCTATCTCAATGTCTCTCATTAATCAGAGAAGCTATAATATCGTCACATGCACTTAAGATAAAAGGTATGGTAACCTCTGGCTTAGGAGAAGGTAAAATATTTCTTTCGTTACCTTATTATGAAGACTCATTCAAGAAATTCCTAGGATTTACTCCTTATCCAGGTACATTAAATATAGTAATATATGATAGATTATCTTTAGAAAATAGAATAATTCTAGATGCAGAGAAACATATCCTTATTCCAGAATATAAGGATGAAAATAGAGTACTAGGAGCAGTAAAAGTATTTCCTGCATCAATAAACGGAATTAGACCTGCAGCTATAGTTTTCCCTTTAAGAAGCACTCATCCTAAAAGCGTTATAGAAGTAATTTCACCTTATTACCTCAGAGAAAAGCTAAATATAAAAGATGGAGATGAAGTAGAAATAGAGTCTTACGTGTGA